The following proteins come from a genomic window of Blastococcus sp. HT6-30:
- a CDS encoding ATP-binding cassette domain-containing protein, with protein sequence MTDAIVVEGLVKRFGATTALDGVSLTVAEGSVLGLLGPNGAGKTTVVRILTTLLAADDGRAEVVGLDVARDADRVRAAIGLTGQYAAVDEYLTGFENLEMVGRLYRLGKAEARRRAGELLERFDLSGAANRPAKTYSGGMRRRLDIAASLINRPPVLFLDEPTTGLDPRSRLAMWEFISELADGGTTILLTTQYLEEADRLADRMVVIDRGRVIARGTADELKAQVGGRRLEFTVTDARVLPDMVQRLAPLAVDQPQVDGPGRRLSLPVSGGAEVLADALRRLDGCAAEIVDVGLRRPDLDDVFLALTGRVAEDGDEAAAPAAATVGSDR encoded by the coding sequence ATGACCGACGCGATCGTGGTCGAGGGGCTGGTCAAGCGCTTCGGCGCCACCACCGCGCTCGACGGGGTGTCCCTGACCGTGGCCGAGGGCTCGGTGCTCGGGCTGCTCGGCCCGAACGGCGCGGGGAAGACGACGGTGGTGCGCATCCTCACCACCCTGCTCGCCGCCGACGACGGGCGGGCGGAGGTCGTGGGGCTCGACGTGGCCCGCGACGCCGACCGGGTGCGCGCGGCGATCGGGCTCACCGGCCAGTACGCCGCCGTTGACGAGTACCTCACCGGCTTCGAGAACCTGGAGATGGTCGGGCGGCTCTACCGGCTCGGCAAGGCCGAGGCGCGCAGGCGGGCCGGCGAGCTGCTCGAGCGCTTCGACCTCTCCGGGGCGGCGAACCGGCCGGCGAAGACCTACTCCGGCGGCATGCGGCGCCGCCTGGACATCGCGGCCTCGCTGATCAACCGCCCGCCGGTGCTGTTCCTCGACGAGCCGACCACCGGTCTCGACCCGCGCAGCCGGCTGGCCATGTGGGAGTTCATCTCCGAGCTCGCCGACGGCGGGACGACGATCCTGCTCACCACGCAGTACCTGGAGGAGGCCGACCGGCTGGCCGACCGCATGGTGGTGATCGACCGCGGCCGGGTCATCGCCCGCGGCACCGCCGACGAGCTCAAGGCGCAGGTGGGGGGCCGGCGGCTGGAGTTCACCGTCACCGACGCCAGGGTGCTCCCCGACATGGTGCAGCGGCTGGCGCCGCTGGCGGTGGACCAGCCACAGGTCGACGGGCCGGGCCGACGACTCAGCCTGCCGGTCAGCGGTGGAGCGGAGGTGCTCGCCGACGCGCTGCGCCGGCTCGACGGCTGCGCCGCGGAGATCGTCGACGTCGGTCTCCGACGCCCCGACCTCGACGACGTCTTCCTGGCGCTGACCGGGCGGGTCGCCGAGGACGGCGACGAGGCTGCCGCGCCCGCTGCCGCGACCGTGGGGAGTGACCGATGA
- a CDS encoding sigma 54-interacting transcriptional regulator produces the protein MTDTPAPATPAPAPTTLGELRATGVPFRPVKAELRANLLARLAAGEATLPGMVGFEDTVLPEVERALIAGHDLVLLGERGQGKTRLIRTLVGLLDEWTPVLVGSELNEHPLSPVSVWAHRQIAEHGDAAPVGWLHRSERFGEKLATPDTSVGDLIGDVDPIKVAEGRTLGDPETVHYGLVPRTNRGIFSVNELPDLAERIQVALLNVLEERDIQIRGYRVRLPLDLLLVASANPEDYTNRGRIITPLKDRFGAEVRTHYPIELADEIRLLEQEAQTSGLGAPGGQDSLDAPVVPAHLVEIVARFTRLVRESSHVDQRSGVSARFAIAGLETVAASAVRRAAVAGEARPVARVVDLPSIVPASRGKVEFADAGSDPDDDRELEILEHLLRQATAQTFRARCAGLDLTGLQEHFTGGETVESGDLVPAPVLLGQLGTIPKLAELLGRLGVPEGDQSAEQAAAAVEFALEGLHLTRRLAKDTDGGRTVYGA, from the coding sequence GTGACGGACACCCCCGCACCGGCAACCCCCGCCCCCGCACCCACCACCCTCGGCGAGCTCCGCGCCACCGGCGTTCCCTTCCGCCCGGTCAAGGCGGAGCTCCGCGCCAACCTGCTCGCCCGCCTCGCCGCCGGCGAGGCGACCCTGCCCGGCATGGTCGGCTTCGAGGACACCGTGCTCCCCGAGGTCGAGCGGGCACTCATCGCCGGCCACGATCTCGTTCTCCTCGGTGAGCGCGGCCAGGGCAAGACCCGGCTGATCCGCACCCTGGTCGGACTGCTCGACGAGTGGACACCGGTCCTGGTCGGCAGCGAGCTCAACGAGCATCCGCTCAGCCCCGTCAGCGTCTGGGCACACCGGCAGATCGCCGAGCACGGCGACGCCGCTCCCGTGGGCTGGCTGCACCGCAGCGAGCGGTTCGGCGAGAAGCTGGCGACGCCGGACACCAGCGTCGGCGACCTCATCGGCGACGTCGACCCGATCAAGGTCGCCGAGGGCCGCACGCTCGGCGACCCGGAGACCGTCCACTACGGCCTCGTCCCCCGCACCAACCGCGGCATCTTCAGCGTCAACGAGCTGCCCGACCTCGCCGAGCGCATCCAGGTGGCGCTGCTCAACGTCCTGGAGGAGCGGGACATCCAGATCCGCGGCTACCGGGTGCGGCTCCCCCTGGACCTGCTGCTGGTGGCCAGCGCCAACCCCGAGGACTACACCAACCGCGGGCGGATCATCACCCCGCTCAAGGACCGGTTCGGCGCCGAGGTGCGCACCCACTACCCGATCGAGCTCGCCGACGAGATCCGGCTGCTGGAGCAGGAGGCGCAGACCAGCGGGCTCGGGGCACCGGGCGGGCAGGACTCCCTCGACGCGCCCGTCGTCCCGGCCCACCTGGTGGAGATCGTCGCGCGGTTCACCCGGCTGGTCCGCGAGTCCAGCCACGTCGACCAGCGCTCCGGCGTCAGCGCCCGGTTCGCCATCGCGGGCCTGGAGACCGTCGCCGCCTCCGCCGTCCGCCGCGCCGCCGTGGCTGGGGAGGCGCGGCCGGTGGCCCGGGTCGTGGACCTGCCGAGCATCGTCCCGGCCAGCCGCGGCAAGGTGGAGTTCGCCGACGCGGGCTCCGACCCCGACGACGACCGCGAGCTGGAGATCCTGGAGCACCTGCTGCGCCAGGCGACCGCGCAGACGTTCCGCGCCCGCTGCGCCGGGCTCGACCTCACCGGCCTGCAGGAGCACTTCACCGGCGGGGAGACCGTCGAGTCCGGCGACCTGGTGCCCGCCCCGGTGCTGCTGGGCCAGCTGGGCACGATCCCGAAACTGGCCGAGCTGCTCGGCCGGCTCGGCGTGCCCGAGGGCGACCAGTCCGCCGAGCAGGCGGCGGCGGCCGTGGAGTTCGCGCTGGAGGGGTTGCACCTCACCCGCCGGCTGGCCAAGGACACCGACGGCGGCCGCACCGTCTACGGGGCCTGA
- a CDS encoding SGNH/GDSL hydrolase family protein yields MIRTDTARRLATGAAYGGGGVGIAGAALVALLREEARAARRRVEARTTKGDPPSGDGVYGRGRGTPIVLAVLGDSSAVGLGVHRAAETPGVLVAAGLAELAERPVRLVRLAKSGARAADLEVQVDRALAERPTVAVIMIGANDVTARTSTAVSVGHLTDAVRRLTAAGCEVVVGTCPDLGTIRPIAQPLRTLARRWSRQMAAAQTVAVVEAGGRTVSLGSLLGPAFASDRTMFSVDEFHPSGAGYAAAAAVLLPSVADALGVWPARADRGLRSLRRDTVRPVAHAAARAANRPGTEVQAAEVAGSDTGPRGPWALLRRRRPTEVPTPEQAEHAEAEAGTPVAG; encoded by the coding sequence ATGATCCGCACGGACACGGCCCGACGGCTGGCCACCGGAGCCGCGTACGGCGGCGGCGGGGTGGGCATCGCCGGGGCCGCCCTGGTCGCCCTGCTCCGCGAGGAGGCACGGGCCGCCCGCCGCAGGGTCGAGGCCCGCACCACCAAGGGCGACCCGCCGTCGGGCGACGGGGTCTACGGCCGGGGCCGCGGCACGCCCATCGTGCTGGCCGTGCTGGGTGACTCCAGCGCCGTCGGGCTCGGCGTGCACCGCGCCGCCGAGACCCCCGGCGTGCTCGTCGCCGCGGGCCTGGCCGAGCTCGCCGAGCGGCCGGTCCGCCTGGTGCGCCTGGCGAAGTCCGGCGCCCGCGCCGCCGACCTGGAGGTGCAGGTCGACCGCGCCCTGGCCGAGCGGCCGACGGTCGCGGTGATCATGATCGGGGCCAACGACGTCACCGCCCGCACCTCGACGGCGGTCTCCGTCGGCCACCTCACCGATGCGGTCCGCCGGCTGACCGCGGCCGGCTGCGAGGTCGTCGTCGGCACCTGCCCCGATCTGGGCACCATCCGGCCGATCGCCCAGCCGCTGCGCACGCTGGCCCGCCGGTGGAGCCGGCAGATGGCAGCCGCGCAGACCGTCGCCGTCGTCGAGGCCGGGGGCCGGACGGTCTCCCTCGGTTCGCTGCTCGGGCCCGCGTTCGCCTCCGACCGCACCATGTTCAGCGTGGACGAGTTCCACCCCAGCGGCGCCGGCTACGCCGCGGCGGCAGCGGTCCTGCTGCCGTCGGTCGCCGACGCGCTCGGCGTGTGGCCGGCGCGCGCGGACCGGGGCCTGCGCTCGCTCCGCCGCGACACCGTCCGGCCCGTCGCCCACGCCGCGGCACGGGCCGCCAACCGTCCCGGCACCGAGGTGCAGGCCGCCGAGGTGGCCGGCTCGGACACCGGCCCCCGCGGCCCGTGGGCGCTGCTGCGGCGGCGCCGCCCCACCGAGGTGCCGACGCCCGAGCAGGCGGAACACGCCGAGGCGGAGGCGGGGACGCCGGTCGCCGGCTGA
- the ilvA gene encoding threonine ammonia-lyase yields MTGSGGPPLVTGKDVEAAAELLAGVVRRTPLEHSRGLADRVGGPVWLKCENLQRAGSFKIRGAYTRIARLSDGERARGVVAASAGNHAQGVALAARLLGAEATVYMPETAPLPKVAATRHYGATIEMLGQSLAEPLVAAAEHARRTGAVFIHPFDHPDVIAGQGTVGLEVLEQCPEVATVLVCAGGGGLVSGIAAAVKERRPDVRVVAVQAESAAALPGSLAAGRPIALESMVTMADGIAVPMPGDLTFAHVRRLVDEVRTVSEEDLSRALLFCLERAKLVVEPAGVAAVAAVLADPAAFAPPVVAVVSGGNIDPVLLLKVVQHGMAAAGRYLSLRLRVPDRPGSLAAVLAELAAVGANVLEVEHERTGTRLRIGEVEVFVVLETRGPAHADEVVSALRRAGYAVTPEQSRTDESTGRPRS; encoded by the coding sequence GTGACCGGATCCGGTGGGCCGCCGCTCGTCACCGGCAAGGACGTCGAGGCCGCGGCGGAGCTGCTCGCCGGCGTCGTCCGGCGCACCCCGCTGGAGCACTCGCGCGGGCTGGCCGACCGCGTGGGCGGCCCGGTGTGGCTCAAGTGCGAGAACCTGCAGCGCGCCGGGTCGTTCAAGATCCGCGGTGCCTACACGCGGATCGCCCGGCTGAGCGACGGCGAGCGGGCCCGCGGAGTGGTCGCCGCCAGCGCCGGGAACCACGCCCAGGGGGTTGCCCTCGCCGCGCGGCTGCTGGGCGCCGAGGCGACGGTCTACATGCCGGAGACCGCGCCGCTGCCCAAGGTGGCCGCCACGCGCCACTACGGCGCCACCATCGAGATGCTCGGGCAGTCGCTGGCCGAGCCGCTGGTGGCCGCCGCCGAGCACGCCCGGCGGACCGGAGCGGTCTTCATCCACCCGTTCGACCACCCGGACGTCATCGCCGGGCAGGGGACCGTCGGGCTGGAGGTCCTCGAGCAGTGCCCCGAGGTGGCGACGGTCCTGGTCTGCGCCGGCGGCGGGGGACTGGTCTCCGGCATCGCGGCCGCGGTCAAGGAGCGCCGTCCCGACGTGCGGGTCGTCGCGGTGCAGGCGGAGTCGGCGGCGGCACTTCCCGGCTCGCTGGCGGCGGGGCGTCCGATCGCGCTGGAGAGCATGGTCACCATGGCCGACGGCATCGCGGTCCCGATGCCCGGGGACCTCACCTTCGCCCACGTGCGGCGCCTGGTCGACGAGGTGCGCACGGTCAGCGAGGAGGACCTGTCCCGGGCACTGCTGTTCTGCCTGGAGCGGGCCAAGCTCGTCGTCGAGCCGGCCGGTGTCGCGGCGGTGGCCGCCGTCCTGGCCGACCCGGCGGCGTTCGCACCGCCCGTGGTGGCGGTCGTCTCCGGCGGCAACATCGACCCGGTGCTGCTGCTCAAGGTCGTCCAGCACGGCATGGCCGCGGCGGGGCGGTACCTCTCGCTGCGCCTGCGGGTGCCCGACCGCCCGGGCTCGCTGGCCGCCGTCCTCGCCGAGCTCGCCGCCGTGGGCGCCAACGTGCTGGAGGTCGAGCACGAGCGCACCGGCACCCGGTTGCGGATCGGCGAGGTGGAGGTCTTCGTCGTCCTGGAGACCCGCGGGCCCGCGCACGCCGACGAGGTGGTGTCCGCGCTGCGCCGGGCCGGCTACGCCGTCACCCCCGAGCAGTCGCGCACCGATGAGTCCACCGGGCGCCCCCGGTCCTAG
- a CDS encoding DUF2252 domain-containing protein — translation MSQSPDPDDRTRQIVDVLVEAFGELMDADADAFRTKFRKMAADPFAFYRGSAPLFYADMATTEDRWCDERTSRVWIQGDLHAENFGTYMDSAGRIVFDVNDFDEAYLGHVSWDLRRFCASFALLSWRKALGDDVISELLGVYLRAYLEQVEAFTRSDEDRSFALLAGNTEGAVRELILETTARTRMGLLDRMTVVEDFQRRFADRARNRRLGDEERDRVLAALERYRETVPKGQRRREVTYDVKDVIGTGGFGIGSAGLPAYNVLLEGYDQALENDVVLSLKQGNVAAPSRVVTDPEIRGYFENEGHRTALSQRSLQANTSQFLGYTEMDGRGFVVAELSPYELDLDWDDLTEPEEIAPVLTQLGRATAKLHCVGDADSDHTLVPFQTEEAITAMVGDRREEFVADLVEFAHSYAHRTQTDHRLFVNAFRAGAIPGISSSGSLPLPGGRRARRVGS, via the coding sequence GTGAGCCAGTCCCCCGACCCCGACGACCGGACGCGGCAGATCGTCGACGTCCTCGTCGAGGCCTTCGGCGAGCTCATGGACGCCGACGCCGACGCCTTCCGTACGAAGTTCCGCAAGATGGCGGCCGATCCATTCGCCTTCTACCGGGGGAGCGCCCCTCTGTTCTACGCCGACATGGCGACGACGGAGGATCGGTGGTGCGACGAGCGCACGTCGCGCGTGTGGATCCAGGGTGACCTGCACGCGGAGAACTTCGGCACCTACATGGACAGCGCCGGCCGGATCGTCTTCGACGTCAACGACTTCGACGAGGCCTACCTCGGGCACGTCAGCTGGGACCTGCGCCGCTTCTGCGCCAGCTTCGCGTTGCTGTCGTGGCGCAAGGCGCTCGGTGACGACGTCATCAGCGAGCTGCTGGGCGTCTACCTCCGTGCCTACCTGGAGCAGGTGGAGGCGTTCACCCGCTCCGACGAGGACCGGTCGTTCGCGCTGCTCGCCGGGAACACCGAGGGCGCGGTGCGCGAGCTGATCCTGGAGACGACGGCGCGCACCCGCATGGGCCTGCTGGACCGCATGACCGTGGTGGAGGACTTCCAGCGGCGCTTCGCCGACCGGGCCCGCAACCGCCGGCTCGGCGACGAGGAGCGGGACCGCGTGCTCGCCGCCCTCGAGCGCTACCGGGAGACCGTGCCGAAGGGGCAGCGGCGCCGGGAGGTCACCTACGACGTGAAGGACGTCATCGGCACCGGCGGGTTCGGCATCGGCAGCGCCGGGCTGCCGGCCTACAACGTCCTGCTCGAGGGGTACGACCAGGCGCTGGAGAACGACGTCGTGCTGTCGCTGAAGCAGGGCAACGTGGCGGCGCCCAGCCGGGTCGTCACCGATCCGGAGATCCGCGGTTACTTCGAGAACGAGGGCCACCGCACGGCGTTGAGCCAGCGGTCGCTGCAGGCGAACACCTCGCAGTTCCTCGGTTACACCGAGATGGATGGGCGGGGCTTCGTCGTCGCCGAGCTCTCGCCCTACGAGCTCGACCTGGACTGGGACGACCTCACCGAGCCCGAGGAGATCGCCCCGGTGCTGACCCAACTCGGCCGCGCCACCGCGAAGCTGCACTGCGTCGGCGACGCCGACAGCGACCACACCTTGGTGCCGTTCCAGACCGAGGAGGCGATCACCGCGATGGTGGGCGACCGGCGGGAGGAGTTCGTCGCCGACCTGGTCGAGTTCGCGCACTCCTACGCGCACCGCACTCAGACCGATCACCGGCTGTTCGTGAACGCCTTCCGCGCGGGGGCCATCCCGGGGATCAGCTCCAGCGGCTCGCTCCCCCTGCCGGGGGGCCGGCGCGCGCGCCGAGTGGGCAGTTGA
- a CDS encoding VWA domain-containing protein: protein MSTRRPRGYRYGAWRGGPDPLAPPYDLGNAVDEIGDSVLGGSGVREALRELLRRGTEGRRGLDELRRAVRDRLRQARTAGRMDGTLQEVRELLDRAVGAERRELFPDPDDAARLAEAELDALPEDTSGAVRALKDWSWRSAEGRQAYEQIQDLLRREVLDSSFASMKQALQDAGEQDLQAVKDMVADLSRLVDAHNRGEDTDQQFADFMADHGQFFPDEPQSVEELIDSLARRAAAQERMMAGLSPEQRAELADLMAQTMEDMGLASEMAHLSDALRQARPDLPWGQRGQVPDGEQSLGLGDATSAVAELADLEALSNQLSQGYAGASLADVDEELLQRALGRSAADDLAALRQLERELERQGYLNRSGGTLELSPKAVRRLGATALRRVFAQLDATGRGEHDVADAGAAGELTGGSREWRFGDEQPLDVVRTVRNAVLRTAGEPRREGQRRVHIAVEDFQVVETERRTGAAVALLVDLSYSMALRGTWAAAKSTAMALHSLVTTRFPQDAIEIIGFSSTAQVLRPETLAELSVDTLQGTNLQHGLMLARRFLARHRDAEPVVLVVTDGEPTAHLEDDGTPFFCWPPMPETIARTVAEVERVARSGATVNVFALDPDPGLVHFVHDLTQRAGGRVFQPDTERLGEYVVADYLRTRRGRRAR, encoded by the coding sequence GTGAGCACGCGACGTCCGCGCGGCTACCGGTACGGGGCCTGGCGGGGTGGCCCCGACCCGCTGGCCCCGCCCTACGACCTGGGCAACGCCGTCGACGAGATCGGCGACTCGGTGCTGGGCGGCAGCGGGGTGCGCGAGGCGCTGCGCGAGCTGCTCCGCCGGGGCACCGAGGGCCGGCGCGGGCTCGACGAGCTGCGCCGGGCGGTGCGCGACCGGCTGCGTCAGGCGCGCACCGCCGGGCGGATGGACGGCACCCTGCAGGAGGTCCGGGAGCTGCTCGACCGGGCCGTCGGGGCCGAGCGCCGCGAGCTGTTCCCCGACCCCGACGACGCCGCGCGCCTGGCCGAGGCCGAGCTCGACGCGCTGCCGGAGGACACCTCCGGGGCGGTCCGCGCGCTCAAGGACTGGTCGTGGCGCTCGGCGGAGGGGCGGCAGGCCTACGAGCAGATCCAGGACCTGCTGCGCCGGGAGGTGCTCGACAGCTCGTTCGCCTCGATGAAGCAGGCGCTGCAGGACGCCGGCGAGCAGGACCTGCAGGCGGTCAAGGACATGGTCGCCGACCTGTCCCGGCTGGTCGACGCGCACAACCGGGGTGAGGACACCGACCAGCAGTTCGCCGACTTCATGGCGGATCACGGGCAGTTCTTCCCCGACGAGCCGCAGTCGGTCGAGGAGCTCATCGACTCGCTGGCCCGCCGGGCGGCCGCGCAGGAGCGGATGATGGCCGGCCTCTCCCCCGAGCAGCGCGCCGAGCTGGCCGACCTGATGGCGCAGACGATGGAGGACATGGGGTTGGCCAGCGAGATGGCCCACCTCTCCGACGCGCTGCGCCAGGCCCGCCCCGATCTGCCGTGGGGGCAGCGCGGGCAGGTCCCCGACGGCGAGCAGTCCCTCGGCCTGGGCGACGCCACCAGCGCCGTGGCCGAGCTCGCCGACCTGGAGGCGCTGTCGAACCAGCTCTCGCAGGGCTACGCCGGCGCCTCGCTGGCCGACGTCGACGAGGAGCTGCTGCAGCGTGCGCTCGGCCGCTCCGCCGCCGACGACCTGGCCGCCCTCCGGCAGCTCGAGCGGGAGCTGGAGCGCCAGGGCTACCTGAACCGGTCCGGGGGCACCCTGGAGCTCTCTCCCAAGGCCGTCCGCCGGCTGGGTGCGACCGCGCTGCGCCGGGTCTTCGCCCAGCTCGACGCCACCGGCCGCGGTGAGCACGACGTCGCCGACGCCGGGGCGGCCGGGGAACTCACCGGCGGCTCGCGGGAGTGGCGGTTCGGCGACGAGCAGCCGCTGGACGTCGTCCGCACCGTCCGCAACGCCGTGCTGCGGACGGCGGGCGAGCCACGCCGGGAGGGGCAGCGGCGGGTCCACATCGCCGTCGAGGACTTCCAGGTGGTGGAGACCGAGCGGCGCACCGGGGCCGCCGTCGCGTTGCTGGTCGACCTGTCCTACTCCATGGCGCTGCGCGGGACCTGGGCGGCGGCGAAGTCGACGGCGATGGCGCTGCACTCGCTGGTGACCACCCGCTTCCCGCAGGACGCCATCGAGATCATCGGCTTCTCGTCCACCGCCCAGGTGCTGCGCCCGGAGACCCTCGCCGAGCTCTCCGTGGACACGCTGCAGGGCACCAACCTCCAGCACGGGCTGATGCTGGCCCGGCGGTTCCTGGCCCGGCACCGGGACGCCGAGCCGGTGGTCCTGGTGGTCACCGACGGGGAGCCGACCGCCCACCTGGAGGACGACGGGACGCCGTTCTTCTGCTGGCCGCCGATGCCGGAGACGATCGCCCGGACCGTGGCCGAGGTGGAGCGGGTGGCCCGGTCGGGGGCGACGGTGAACGTCTTCGCCCTCGACCCCGACCCCGGCCTGGTGCACTTCGTCCACGACCTGACCCAGCGGGCCGGTGGACGCGTGTTCCAGCCCGACACCGAGCGGCTCGGCGAGTACGTCGTCGCCGACTACCTCCGCACCCGCCGGGGACGACGCGCGCGCTGA
- a CDS encoding ABC transporter permease, which translates to MSSLSVAVEDGLTITRRNLVKVKRVPELIVFATLSPIMFVLLFRYVFGSAIPIQGISYAEFLLPGIFAQTIVFGSTITGASLAEDLQKGLIDRFRSLPMAPSAVLVGRTVADLALNALSIVVMGVTGLVVGWRIRSSIGEALAGFALLLLFAYAMSWLMATVGLLVRAPEVVQQASFIVIFPLTFIANTFVPTDNFPTVLKWIADWNPVSAVVQAARELFGNTAPILEVADAWSLQNPVLYTLLWSAVLLAVFIPLSVRIYQRTASR; encoded by the coding sequence ATGAGCTCGCTGTCCGTCGCCGTCGAGGACGGCCTGACGATCACCCGCCGCAACCTGGTCAAGGTGAAGCGGGTACCGGAGCTGATCGTCTTCGCGACGCTGTCGCCGATCATGTTCGTGCTGCTGTTCCGCTACGTGTTCGGCAGCGCCATCCCCATCCAGGGCATCAGCTACGCGGAGTTCCTGTTGCCCGGGATCTTCGCGCAGACCATCGTCTTCGGGAGCACGATCACCGGGGCCAGCCTGGCCGAGGACCTGCAGAAGGGGCTCATCGACCGGTTCCGCTCCCTGCCCATGGCGCCGTCGGCCGTGCTGGTCGGCCGCACCGTCGCCGATCTCGCGCTCAACGCGCTGTCCATCGTCGTCATGGGCGTCACGGGGCTGGTCGTCGGGTGGCGGATCCGGTCGTCGATCGGCGAAGCGCTGGCCGGGTTCGCGCTGCTGCTGCTGTTCGCCTACGCCATGAGCTGGCTGATGGCGACCGTCGGGTTGCTGGTCCGGGCCCCGGAGGTGGTGCAGCAGGCCAGCTTCATCGTGATCTTCCCGCTCACCTTCATCGCCAACACCTTCGTCCCGACGGACAACTTCCCGACGGTGCTGAAGTGGATCGCCGACTGGAACCCGGTGTCGGCGGTCGTGCAGGCGGCCCGGGAGCTGTTCGGCAACACCGCTCCGATCCTCGAGGTCGCCGACGCGTGGTCCCTGCAGAACCCCGTGCTCTACACGCTGCTGTGGTCGGCCGTCCTGCTCGCCGTCTTCATCCCTCTCTCGGTGAGGATCTACCAGCGCACGGCCAGCCGTTGA